The following coding sequences are from one Lycium ferocissimum isolate CSIRO_LF1 chromosome 3, AGI_CSIRO_Lferr_CH_V1, whole genome shotgun sequence window:
- the LOC132050561 gene encoding uncharacterized protein LOC132050561 isoform X42: protein MENSPNSDDSKKVQISSDRRTRSQTLAVRKEPKKTLSLFLKKNKVYGKNHVKKSKKRKRLKNSSNLGVVVAKRRKVYDEEKEKSEDLEIGDFYVKPKKRYNPRVGAHTNVDIVNLLNEKLDAKQIQMFRETCFGHFLDLPHVVVQHQLIHHLLLKEVVEEEEDALWISIKDVSLRFGLVEFGLITGLKCTGDADKCYDSDGAGRLVDTYFSDFSELTRVPKQSLIDCFLKKRWKSDEDAVKIAVLYFIHTFLFSTVNRKQISRDEIELVESGAYETYPWGKVVFKATLESMKGKLQGKPSMYRLGGLPLAFQCWFYECCPYVNNKIAFRIDDKVPRILSWKVTKQPSFKELSRGIFNKRRDDQLKLRNISPTEFEKTTLGLPESVEIERVNEVASGDGAEVHISDEDVISALPLASWKLPKTKPDPPLKNVNWRTEFKRLSDGQSELKSEIQMLNKEFASLKDCMTASFANIFKAIESLSKKQGEKTAYEFEQLDEGNDPHDRHGDSDSSEFSASEGQENGKDSMGDKDNNEKANEGAMGDVEKANEGAMGDVEKANEGAMGDVEKANEGARHDVEKANEGAMGDMSNNEKANEGAMGDVEKANEGATGDVEVGETPGDPVEEVERMDVSKSQILPDTCEVSDHITPEQLTKPSHPEPVPENQGDTGVEDSSKRSSNIVDNVDYSLLTEFDKWVGEGMKKQS, encoded by the exons ATGGAGAATTCACCTAATTCTGATGATTCAAAAAAAGTACAAATTTCAAGTGATAGAAGAACTCGATCTCAAACACTTGCTGTTCGAAAAGAACCCAAAAAAACCCTAAGtttgttcttgaaaaaaaacaaagtatatggaaaaaatcatgtgaaaaaaagtaaaaagaggAAAAGGTTAAAGAATAGTAGTaatttgggtgttgttgttgctaAAAGGAGAAAAGTTTATGatgaagagaaggagaaaagcGAAGATTTGGAG ATTGGCGATTTTTATGTTAAACCAAAGAAGCGTTACAACCCAAGGGTTGGGGCACACACTAATGTTGATATCGTTAACTTGTTAAATGAGAAGTTGGACGCTAAGCAGATTCAGATGTTCAGGGAAACCTGCTTCGGGCATTTTCTTGATTTGCCCCATGTAGTGGTTCAGCATCAGTTGATACACCACCTATTGCTGAAGGAGGTGGTTGAGGAGGAAGAGGATGCGTTGTGGATATCAATTAAAGATGTCAGTCTGCGTTTTGGGCTTGTTGAGTTTGGTCTTATCACCGGGTTAAAGTGTACTGGCGATGCTGATAAATGCTATGATTCCGATGGAGCAGGCCGGTTAGTTGATACGTACTTTTCTGACTTTTCGGAGCTTACCAGGGTACCTAAGCAATCCTTAATTGACTGCTTCCTTAAAAAGAGATGGAAATCTGATGAGGATGCAGTCAAGATTGCTGTCCTATATTTCATACACACATTTTTGTTCTCCACTGTGAATCGTAAACAGATCTCGAGGGATGAAATTGAGCTTGTTGAGAGCGGTGCGTATGAAACGTATCCTTGGGGGAAAGTTGTCTTTAAAGCCACGCTGGAGTCTATGAAGGGTAAGTTGCAGGGGAAGCCTTCGATGTACAGGCTTGGTGGATTACCATTGGCATTCCAGTGTTGGTTTTATGAGTGTTGCCCTTATGTTAATAATAAGATTGCTTTCCGAATTGATGACAAAGTGCCCCGCATACTTAGTTGGAAAGTTACAAAGCAGCCAAGTTTTAAGGAATTGTCGCGTGGGATTTTCAATAAGAGGCGGGATGATCAG ttgaAGCTGAGGAATATATCTCCAacagaatttgagaaaacaacACTTGGTTTGCCCGAATCAGTTGAAATTGAGAGGGTTAACGAGGTAGCATCTGGAGATGGTGCTGAAGTTCATATTAGTGATGAAGACGTTATCAGTGCACTTCCTCTAGCAAGTTGGAAGCTGCCTAAAACCAAACCTGACCCCCCCTTGAAAAATGTTAACTGGAGGACCGAGTTCAAAAGACTGTCGGACGGACAGTCGGAGTTGAAGAGTGAGATTCAGATG CTCAACAAGGAGTTTGCATCGCTCAAGGACTGCATGACGGCATCctttgcaaatatttttaaagccATCGAGTCTCTGTCgaagaaacaaggagaaaagaCTGCTTACGAG ttTGAACAGCTTGATGAAGGAAATGACCCCCATGACAGACATGGCGATAGCGATTCTAGTGAGTTCAGTGCTAGTGAAGGGCAAGAGAATGGCAAGGACTCTATGGGTGACAAGGACAATAATGAGAAAGCGAATGAAG GTGCTATGGGTGATGTTGAGAAAGCGAATGAAG GTGCTATGGGTGATGTTGAGAAAGCGAATGAAGGTGCTATGGGTGATGTCGAGAAAGCGAATGAAGGTGCTAGGCATGATGTTGAGAAAGCGAATGAAGGTGCTATGGGTGACATGAGCAATAATGAGAAAGCGAATGAAGGTGCTATGGGTGATGTTGAGAAAGCGAATGAAGGTGCTACCGGTGATGTTGAGGTGGGGGAGACACCTGGAGATCCTGTGGAGGAGGTCGAAAGGATGGACGTATCCAAGTCTCAGATTCTTCCAGATACATGTGAGGTGTCAGATCACATCACACCGGAACAGTTGACAAAACCAAGCCATCCCGAACCAGTTCCTGAAAACCAAGGTGACACCGGTGTTGAAGATTCTTCCAAGAGGTCGAGcaatattgttgataatgttgaTTATAGTTTGTTGACCGAGTTTGATAAGTGGGTTGGTGAAGGGATGAAGAAACAAAGCTAG
- the LOC132050561 gene encoding uncharacterized protein LOC132050561 isoform X43 — protein sequence MENSPNSDDSKKVQISSDRRTRSQTLAVRKEPKKTLSLFLKKNKVYGKNHVKKSKKRKRLKNSSNLGVVVAKRRKVYDEEKEKSEDLEIGDFYVKPKKRYNPRVGAHTNVDIVNLLNEKLDAKQIQMFRETCFGHFLDLPHVVVQHQLIHHLLLKEVVEEEEDALWISIKDVSLRFGLVEFGLITGLKCTGDADKCYDSDGAGRLVDTYFSDFSELTRVPKQSLIDCFLKKRWKSDEDAVKIAVLYFIHTFLFSTVNRKQISRDEIELVESGAYETYPWGKVVFKATLESMKGKLQGKPSMYRLGGLPLAFQCWFYECCPYVNNKIAFRIDDKVPRILSWKVTKQPSFKELSRGIFNKRRDDQLKLRNISPTEFEKTTLGLPESVEIERVNEVASGDGAEVHISDEDVISALPLASWKLPKTKPDPPLKNVNWRTEFKRLSDGQSELKSEIQMLNKEFASLKDCMTASFANIFKAIESLSKKQGEKTAYEFEQLDEGNDPHDRHGDSDSSEFSASEGQENGKDSMGDKDNNEKANEGAMGDVEKANEGAMGDVEKANEGARHDVEKANEGAMGDMSNNEKANEGAMGDVEKANEGATGDVEVGETPGDPVEEVERMDVSKSQILPDTCEVSDHITPEQLTKPSHPEPVPENQGDTGVEDSSKRSSNIVDNVDYSLLTEFDKWVGEGMKKQS from the exons ATGGAGAATTCACCTAATTCTGATGATTCAAAAAAAGTACAAATTTCAAGTGATAGAAGAACTCGATCTCAAACACTTGCTGTTCGAAAAGAACCCAAAAAAACCCTAAGtttgttcttgaaaaaaaacaaagtatatggaaaaaatcatgtgaaaaaaagtaaaaagaggAAAAGGTTAAAGAATAGTAGTaatttgggtgttgttgttgctaAAAGGAGAAAAGTTTATGatgaagagaaggagaaaagcGAAGATTTGGAG ATTGGCGATTTTTATGTTAAACCAAAGAAGCGTTACAACCCAAGGGTTGGGGCACACACTAATGTTGATATCGTTAACTTGTTAAATGAGAAGTTGGACGCTAAGCAGATTCAGATGTTCAGGGAAACCTGCTTCGGGCATTTTCTTGATTTGCCCCATGTAGTGGTTCAGCATCAGTTGATACACCACCTATTGCTGAAGGAGGTGGTTGAGGAGGAAGAGGATGCGTTGTGGATATCAATTAAAGATGTCAGTCTGCGTTTTGGGCTTGTTGAGTTTGGTCTTATCACCGGGTTAAAGTGTACTGGCGATGCTGATAAATGCTATGATTCCGATGGAGCAGGCCGGTTAGTTGATACGTACTTTTCTGACTTTTCGGAGCTTACCAGGGTACCTAAGCAATCCTTAATTGACTGCTTCCTTAAAAAGAGATGGAAATCTGATGAGGATGCAGTCAAGATTGCTGTCCTATATTTCATACACACATTTTTGTTCTCCACTGTGAATCGTAAACAGATCTCGAGGGATGAAATTGAGCTTGTTGAGAGCGGTGCGTATGAAACGTATCCTTGGGGGAAAGTTGTCTTTAAAGCCACGCTGGAGTCTATGAAGGGTAAGTTGCAGGGGAAGCCTTCGATGTACAGGCTTGGTGGATTACCATTGGCATTCCAGTGTTGGTTTTATGAGTGTTGCCCTTATGTTAATAATAAGATTGCTTTCCGAATTGATGACAAAGTGCCCCGCATACTTAGTTGGAAAGTTACAAAGCAGCCAAGTTTTAAGGAATTGTCGCGTGGGATTTTCAATAAGAGGCGGGATGATCAG ttgaAGCTGAGGAATATATCTCCAacagaatttgagaaaacaacACTTGGTTTGCCCGAATCAGTTGAAATTGAGAGGGTTAACGAGGTAGCATCTGGAGATGGTGCTGAAGTTCATATTAGTGATGAAGACGTTATCAGTGCACTTCCTCTAGCAAGTTGGAAGCTGCCTAAAACCAAACCTGACCCCCCCTTGAAAAATGTTAACTGGAGGACCGAGTTCAAAAGACTGTCGGACGGACAGTCGGAGTTGAAGAGTGAGATTCAGATG CTCAACAAGGAGTTTGCATCGCTCAAGGACTGCATGACGGCATCctttgcaaatatttttaaagccATCGAGTCTCTGTCgaagaaacaaggagaaaagaCTGCTTACGAG ttTGAACAGCTTGATGAAGGAAATGACCCCCATGACAGACATGGCGATAGCGATTCTAGTGAGTTCAGTGCTAGTGAAGGGCAAGAGAATGGCAAGGACTCTATGGGTGACAAGGACAATAATGAGAAAGCGAATGAAG GTGCTATGGGTGATGTTGAGAAAGCGAATGAAGGTGCTATGGGTGATGTCGAGAAAGCGAATGAAGGTGCTAGGCATGATGTTGAGAAAGCGAATGAAGGTGCTATGGGTGACATGAGCAATAATGAGAAAGCGAATGAAGGTGCTATGGGTGATGTTGAGAAAGCGAATGAAGGTGCTACCGGTGATGTTGAGGTGGGGGAGACACCTGGAGATCCTGTGGAGGAGGTCGAAAGGATGGACGTATCCAAGTCTCAGATTCTTCCAGATACATGTGAGGTGTCAGATCACATCACACCGGAACAGTTGACAAAACCAAGCCATCCCGAACCAGTTCCTGAAAACCAAGGTGACACCGGTGTTGAAGATTCTTCCAAGAGGTCGAGcaatattgttgataatgttgaTTATAGTTTGTTGACCGAGTTTGATAAGTGGGTTGGTGAAGGGATGAAGAAACAAAGCTAG
- the LOC132050561 gene encoding uncharacterized protein LOC132050561 isoform X11, producing MENSPNSDDSKKVQISSDRRTRSQTLAVRKEPKKTLSLFLKKNKVYGKNHVKKSKKRKRLKNSSNLGVVVAKRRKVYDEEKEKSEDLEIGDFYVKPKKRYNPRVGAHTNVDIVNLLNEKLDAKQIQMFRETCFGHFLDLPHVVVQHQLIHHLLLKEVVEEEEDALWISIKDVSLRFGLVEFGLITGLKCTGDADKCYDSDGAGRLVDTYFSDFSELTRVPKQSLIDCFLKKRWKSDEDAVKIAVLYFIHTFLFSTVNRKQISRDEIELVESGAYETYPWGKVVFKATLESMKGKLQGKPSMYRLGGLPLAFQCWFYECCPYVNNKIAFRIDDKVPRILSWKVTKQPSFKELSRGIFNKRRDDQLKLRNISPTEFEKTTLGLPESVEIERVNEVASGDGAEVHISDEDVISALPLASWKLPKTKPDPPLKNVNWRTEFKRLSDGQSELKSEIQMLNKEFASLKDCMTASFANIFKAIESLSKKQGEKTAYEFEQLDEGNDPHDRHGDSDSSEFSASEGQENGKDSMGDKDNNEKANEGAMGDVEKANEGAMGDVDKANEVAMGDVDKANEDKANEVAMGDVDKANEGAMGDVEKANEVAMGDKENNEKANEGAMGDVEEANEGARDDVEKANEVAMGDVEKANEGAMGDVEKANEVAMGDRENNEKANEGAMGDVEDVNEGARDDVEKANDVAMGDVEKANEGTMGDVEKTNEVAMGDKENNEKENEGAMGDVEKANEGARDDVEKANGVAMGDVEKANEGAMGDQENNEKANEGAMGDVEKANEGAMGDVEKANEGARHDVEKANEGATGDVEVGETPGDPVEEVERMDVSKSQILPDTCEVSDHITPEQLTKPSHPEPVPENQGDTGVEDSSKRSSNIVDNVDYSLLTEFDKWVGEGMKKQS from the exons ATGGAGAATTCACCTAATTCTGATGATTCAAAAAAAGTACAAATTTCAAGTGATAGAAGAACTCGATCTCAAACACTTGCTGTTCGAAAAGAACCCAAAAAAACCCTAAGtttgttcttgaaaaaaaacaaagtatatggaaaaaatcatgtgaaaaaaagtaaaaagaggAAAAGGTTAAAGAATAGTAGTaatttgggtgttgttgttgctaAAAGGAGAAAAGTTTATGatgaagagaaggagaaaagcGAAGATTTGGAG ATTGGCGATTTTTATGTTAAACCAAAGAAGCGTTACAACCCAAGGGTTGGGGCACACACTAATGTTGATATCGTTAACTTGTTAAATGAGAAGTTGGACGCTAAGCAGATTCAGATGTTCAGGGAAACCTGCTTCGGGCATTTTCTTGATTTGCCCCATGTAGTGGTTCAGCATCAGTTGATACACCACCTATTGCTGAAGGAGGTGGTTGAGGAGGAAGAGGATGCGTTGTGGATATCAATTAAAGATGTCAGTCTGCGTTTTGGGCTTGTTGAGTTTGGTCTTATCACCGGGTTAAAGTGTACTGGCGATGCTGATAAATGCTATGATTCCGATGGAGCAGGCCGGTTAGTTGATACGTACTTTTCTGACTTTTCGGAGCTTACCAGGGTACCTAAGCAATCCTTAATTGACTGCTTCCTTAAAAAGAGATGGAAATCTGATGAGGATGCAGTCAAGATTGCTGTCCTATATTTCATACACACATTTTTGTTCTCCACTGTGAATCGTAAACAGATCTCGAGGGATGAAATTGAGCTTGTTGAGAGCGGTGCGTATGAAACGTATCCTTGGGGGAAAGTTGTCTTTAAAGCCACGCTGGAGTCTATGAAGGGTAAGTTGCAGGGGAAGCCTTCGATGTACAGGCTTGGTGGATTACCATTGGCATTCCAGTGTTGGTTTTATGAGTGTTGCCCTTATGTTAATAATAAGATTGCTTTCCGAATTGATGACAAAGTGCCCCGCATACTTAGTTGGAAAGTTACAAAGCAGCCAAGTTTTAAGGAATTGTCGCGTGGGATTTTCAATAAGAGGCGGGATGATCAG ttgaAGCTGAGGAATATATCTCCAacagaatttgagaaaacaacACTTGGTTTGCCCGAATCAGTTGAAATTGAGAGGGTTAACGAGGTAGCATCTGGAGATGGTGCTGAAGTTCATATTAGTGATGAAGACGTTATCAGTGCACTTCCTCTAGCAAGTTGGAAGCTGCCTAAAACCAAACCTGACCCCCCCTTGAAAAATGTTAACTGGAGGACCGAGTTCAAAAGACTGTCGGACGGACAGTCGGAGTTGAAGAGTGAGATTCAGATG CTCAACAAGGAGTTTGCATCGCTCAAGGACTGCATGACGGCATCctttgcaaatatttttaaagccATCGAGTCTCTGTCgaagaaacaaggagaaaagaCTGCTTACGAG ttTGAACAGCTTGATGAAGGAAATGACCCCCATGACAGACATGGCGATAGCGATTCTAGTGAGTTCAGTGCTAGTGAAGGGCAAGAGAATGGCAAGGACTCTATGGGTGACAAGGACAATAATGAGAAAGCGAATGAAG GTGCTATGGGTGATGTGGAGAAAGCGAATGAAGGTGCTATGGGTGATGTTGATAAAGCGAATGAAGTTGCTATGGGTGATGTTGATAAAGCGAATGAAGATAAAGCGAATGAAGTTGCTATGGGTGATGTTGATAAAGCGAATGAAGGTGCTATGGGTGATGTTGAGAAAGCGAATGAAGTTGCTATGGGTGACAAGGAAAATAATGAGAAAGCGAATGAAGGTGCTATGGGTGATGTTGAGGAAGCGAATGAAGGTGCTAGGGATGATGTCGAGAAAGCGAATGAAGTTGCTATGGGTGATGTTGAGAAAGCGAATGAAGGTGCTATGGGTGATGTTGAGAAAGCGAATGAAGTTGCTATGGGTGACagggaaaataatgaaaaagcAAATGAAGGTGCTATGGGTGATGTTGAGGACGTGAATGAAGGTGCTAGGGATGATGTCGAGAAAGCGAATGACGTTGCTATGGGTGATGTTGAGAAAGCGAATGAAGGTACTATGGGTGATGTTGAGAAAACGAATGAAGTTGCTATGGGTGACAAGGAAAATAATGAGAAAGAGAATGAAGGTGCTATGGGTGATGTTGAGAAAGCGAATGAAGGTGCTAGGGATGATGTTGAGAAAGCGAATGGCGTTGCTATGGGTGATGTGGAGAAAGCGAATGAAG GTGCTATGGGTGACCAGGAAAATAATGAGAAAGCGAATGAAGGTGCTATGGGTGATGTTGAGAAAGCGAATGAAGGTGCTATGGGTGATGTCGAGAAAGCGAATGAAGGTGCTAGGCATGATGTTGAGAAAGCGAATGAAG GTGCTACCGGTGATGTTGAGGTGGGGGAGACACCTGGAGATCCTGTGGAGGAGGTCGAAAGGATGGACGTATCCAAGTCTCAGATTCTTCCAGATACATGTGAGGTGTCAGATCACATCACACCGGAACAGTTGACAAAACCAAGCCATCCCGAACCAGTTCCTGAAAACCAAGGTGACACCGGTGTTGAAGATTCTTCCAAGAGGTCGAGcaatattgttgataatgttgaTTATAGTTTGTTGACCGAGTTTGATAAGTGGGTTGGTGAAGGGATGAAGAAACAAAGCTAG